From Salvia hispanica cultivar TCC Black 2014 unplaced genomic scaffold, UniMelb_Shisp_WGS_1.0 HiC_scaffold_153, whole genome shotgun sequence, one genomic window encodes:
- the LOC125198486 gene encoding NDR1/HIN1-like protein 1, which translates to MSEKVCDHHETVRRNRARRWAAALLTFVFVVALVVLIVWAILQPKKPRFTLQDATIFNLNISAANVISATVQVTVSSRNPNARIGVYYDRLSAYATYRSQQISYSTAIPNVYRARTSTCGPPAGAGLHGPLAARRAADGAVNLLVKMNGRVRWKVGSFISGRYHLHVACAAYIPVGNSKNTGIVVGNSVKYQLSQRCSVNV; encoded by the coding sequence ATGTCGGAAAAAGTATGCGACCACCATGAAACCGTGCGACGCAATAGGGCGAGGCGGTGGGCTGCGGCCCTCCTAACCTTCGTCTTCGTCGTCGCCCTCGTTGTCCTCATCGTGTGGGCCATCCTCCAGCCGAAAAAGCCGCGGTTCACCCTCCAAGACGCCACCATCTTCAACCTCAACATCTCCGCCGCCAACGTCATCTCCGCCACCGTCCAAGTCACCGTGAGCTCCCGCAACCCGAACGCCCGCATCGGCGTCTACTACGACCGCCTCAGCGCCTACGCCACCTACCGGAGCCAGCAGATCAGCTACTCCACGGCGATCCCCAACGTCTACCGGGCCAGGACGTCGACGTGTGGTCCTCCTGCGGGCGCCGGCCTCCACGGCCCACTTGCCGCCAGGCGGGCCGCTGACGGCGCCGTGAATTTACTTGTCAAGATGAACGGCCGCGTCCGCTGGAAGGTCGGGTCGTTCATCTCAGGCCGCTACCACCTCCACGTCGCCTGCGCCGCATATATCCCCGTCGGAAATAGCAAGAACACCGGCATTGTTGTCGGAAATTCAGTTAAGTATCAGCTTTCACAGAGATGTAGTGTTaatgtttga